The following proteins come from a genomic window of Pseudomonas sp. MAG733B:
- a CDS encoding RidA family protein: protein MPVIECANSDAINPPAGHYSHICSAGGFVMISGQLPINAEGRALADRPFDEQVHQVLTNLGHCLARAGVDKHHLVQVRVYVTDIDQWPAFNRLYAQWLGDHRPARAVAGVAQLHFGCAVEVEAMALAAGIDDNKTGLNQ, encoded by the coding sequence ATGCCCGTTATCGAATGCGCCAACAGCGACGCGATCAACCCGCCTGCCGGGCACTATTCACACATATGCAGTGCCGGTGGTTTTGTGATGATTTCCGGGCAGTTGCCGATCAATGCCGAAGGCAGGGCATTGGCCGACCGGCCTTTCGACGAGCAGGTGCACCAGGTGCTCACCAATCTTGGGCATTGCCTGGCTCGAGCAGGCGTGGACAAACACCATCTGGTGCAGGTCCGGGTGTACGTCACCGACATTGATCAATGGCCTGCTTTCAATCGGTTGTATGCGCAATGGCTGGGCGATCACCGTCCCGCCCGAGCGGTTGCCGGCGTGGCCCAATTGCATTTTGGCTGCGCCGTCGAAGTGGAAGCCATGGCACTGGCTGCCGGTATTGATGACAACAAGACAGGACTCAACCAATGA
- a CDS encoding succinylglutamate desuccinylase/aspartoacylase family protein, producing the protein MSIANPIKSDVDFDAPGKHHGYLRLPHSVHRSAYGWIPIPVVSIRNGEGPVFVISAGSHGDEYEGQILVSRLIRELQPEMIQGQIILLPMMNYPAAAAGLRTSPLDDGNLNRLFPGDPAGTPTQIIAHYIETVLLARADYLVDLHSGGSSLLYDGANMMGLEPRDAAEEKVVSGLLKAFGLPKAFLYHPNPVNITAAARRQGAICFLTELGGGGTVNPALIEQARHGLLHLLGYTGILQGELVPAQPPTVSRLLAIDKSLHYVYALHAGLWEPLVELGATVKVGQPAALIHFPDEPMREPVQVLFSGDGEVVCKRAMAKVQRGDCLFQLAGTRASIL; encoded by the coding sequence ATGAGCATTGCAAACCCTATCAAGAGCGACGTGGATTTCGACGCACCGGGCAAACATCACGGCTATCTGCGCCTGCCGCACTCGGTGCATCGTTCGGCCTATGGCTGGATTCCGATTCCGGTGGTGTCGATCCGCAACGGCGAGGGCCCGGTGTTTGTGATCAGCGCCGGTAGCCATGGCGACGAATACGAAGGTCAGATTCTGGTCTCGCGCCTGATTCGCGAGCTGCAACCGGAGATGATCCAGGGCCAGATCATTCTGCTGCCGATGATGAACTACCCGGCCGCCGCTGCCGGTCTGCGCACTTCGCCACTGGACGATGGCAACCTCAATCGCCTGTTCCCCGGCGACCCTGCTGGAACGCCGACCCAGATCATTGCCCATTACATCGAAACAGTCCTACTGGCGCGCGCCGATTACCTGGTCGACCTGCATTCCGGTGGCAGTTCATTGCTGTATGACGGCGCCAACATGATGGGCCTCGAACCGCGCGATGCCGCGGAAGAAAAAGTGGTCTCCGGGCTGCTCAAGGCCTTCGGCTTGCCCAAGGCGTTTCTCTATCACCCCAACCCGGTGAACATCACGGCGGCGGCACGACGCCAGGGCGCGATCTGCTTCCTCACCGAACTCGGCGGCGGTGGTACGGTCAATCCGGCCTTGATCGAACAGGCGCGTCACGGCCTGCTGCACTTGCTCGGCTACACCGGCATTTTGCAGGGCGAACTGGTGCCGGCCCAACCGCCGACCGTCTCGCGTCTGCTCGCTATCGACAAGAGTCTGCACTACGTCTATGCCTTGCACGCCGGGCTATGGGAGCCGTTGGTGGAGTTGGGGGCGACGGTCAAAGTCGGGCAACCGGCGGCGCTGATCCATTTCCCTGATGAGCCGATGCGCGAGCCGGTCCAGGTGCTGTTCAGTGGCGATGGCGAGGTGGTCTGCAAACGGGCGATGGCCAAGGTTCAGCGCGGTGATTGCCTGTTCCAGTTGGCCGGGACACGGGCATCGATTCTTTAA
- a CDS encoding transporter substrate-binding domain-containing protein — protein sequence MNIRSLLRPNTAILLGLLTCLALNTAVAETDDSLSKLRQSGVVRIANTQTSPPWSYIDEQNQPSGYDVAVAREIFKRIGIPKVEFVADKFTSFVDSIKTHKYDTVINSLANTPERAKIVDFTSPYSVQAFRIWVSERNDDIHDIPSLKGHSVGATSGTSNELWARNNLKESEIRTYEGAGLLYSDLVSGRLDSLIDSYFHGQKVKEANGLPVKVVGEPVTYSLGAAIVPKGADALREAMNKAIADMTADGTLQKLGKQYLGADYDVVGDMTKAKAW from the coding sequence ATGAACATCCGCTCCTTGCTCCGCCCGAACACTGCCATCCTGCTGGGTCTGTTGACCTGCCTGGCCCTGAACACCGCCGTCGCCGAAACCGACGACTCGCTGTCGAAATTGCGCCAGAGCGGCGTGGTCCGGATCGCCAATACACAGACCAGCCCACCCTGGAGTTACATCGATGAGCAGAACCAGCCCTCCGGTTATGACGTGGCCGTGGCCCGGGAAATCTTCAAGCGCATCGGCATCCCCAAGGTCGAGTTTGTCGCCGACAAGTTCACCAGTTTTGTCGACAGCATCAAGACCCACAAATACGACACGGTGATCAACAGCCTGGCCAACACCCCGGAGCGGGCGAAGATCGTCGATTTCACCTCGCCGTACAGCGTGCAGGCCTTCCGCATCTGGGTCAGCGAGCGCAACGACGACATCCATGACATCCCAAGCCTCAAGGGCCACAGCGTTGGCGCCACGTCCGGCACCTCCAATGAATTGTGGGCGCGCAACAACCTCAAGGAGTCGGAAATCCGTACTTATGAAGGTGCCGGTCTGCTCTACAGCGATCTGGTTTCCGGGCGCCTGGATTCGTTGATCGACTCCTATTTCCATGGCCAGAAAGTCAAGGAAGCCAACGGCTTGCCGGTCAAGGTCGTGGGTGAACCGGTGACCTATTCCCTGGGGGCGGCGATCGTGCCCAAAGGCGCCGATGCCTTGCGTGAAGCGATGAACAAAGCCATCGCCGACATGACCGCCGACGGCACGCTGCAAAAACTCGGCAAGCAATATCTGGGCGCCGACTACGACGTGGTGGGCGACATGACCAAGGCCAAGGCCTGGTAA
- a CDS encoding OprD family porin, with translation MAVAGMGFCNIGWAEGFIEDSHASLSLRNLYFNTDPRSKNSAPRQEEWGQAFVLNYQSGFTQGPIGFGVDALGMLGVRLDGGSKVGKAGADRTPGVMFPLESDGSAVDDFSSLGVTAKARVSKTELRVGTLQPKLPVVSFSDSRLLPQTYEGQQITSMEIEGLTFTGGQIEHAKGRTSSDFQALAIGGAAKGADTNHFYYAGADYKITKDLLGQYYYGNLEDFYNQHFFGLQHAMSIGEGKLKTDLRYFYNTSDGKNASRQGRAEGYASTGYYTDGATLGEVDNRTWSAMFTYSLGGHAVSAGYQQLSGDSNFPYINQGSLGATGSGLYLITDRMIGSFVKAGERTWLAQYAYDFAAQGIPGLTASVVYLKGDNIASKRGDLSEWERDTSLGYVVQSGVFKNVGLTWRSAVFRSDASSDTDQNRLILSYTLPLF, from the coding sequence ATGGCCGTCGCCGGCATGGGTTTTTGCAACATTGGCTGGGCTGAGGGTTTTATCGAAGACAGTCATGCCAGCCTGAGCTTGCGCAATCTGTACTTCAACACCGACCCGCGCAGCAAGAATTCGGCGCCGCGCCAGGAAGAGTGGGGGCAAGCCTTTGTCCTCAACTACCAATCGGGTTTCACCCAGGGGCCGATCGGCTTTGGCGTGGACGCGCTGGGCATGCTTGGCGTGCGCCTGGACGGTGGCTCGAAAGTCGGCAAGGCCGGTGCCGACCGCACACCGGGGGTGATGTTTCCACTGGAAAGCGATGGCAGCGCCGTCGACGATTTCAGCAGCCTGGGCGTGACAGCCAAGGCGCGAGTGTCCAAGACCGAACTGCGGGTCGGCACCTTGCAACCGAAATTGCCGGTGGTCAGCTTCAGCGATTCTCGTCTGCTGCCGCAGACCTACGAAGGCCAGCAAATCACTTCGATGGAGATCGAAGGCTTGACCTTCACCGGCGGGCAGATCGAGCACGCCAAGGGCCGCACGTCCTCGGACTTCCAGGCGCTGGCCATCGGTGGCGCTGCCAAAGGCGCGGACACCAATCACTTCTATTACGCCGGTGCCGACTACAAGATCACCAAGGACCTGCTCGGCCAGTACTACTACGGCAATCTGGAAGATTTCTACAACCAGCATTTCTTCGGCCTGCAACATGCGATGTCGATCGGCGAGGGCAAACTCAAGACCGACCTGCGTTACTTCTACAACACTTCCGACGGCAAGAACGCCAGCCGTCAAGGGCGGGCCGAAGGTTACGCCAGCACCGGCTACTACACTGACGGAGCGACCCTGGGCGAGGTGGATAACCGCACCTGGAGCGCGATGTTCACCTATAGCCTCGGCGGTCACGCCGTGAGTGCGGGTTATCAGCAATTGAGCGGAGACAGTAATTTTCCGTACATCAACCAGGGTTCGCTTGGCGCTACCGGCAGCGGTCTGTATTTGATCACCGACCGCATGATCGGCAGCTTCGTCAAGGCCGGCGAGCGCACCTGGCTGGCGCAGTACGCCTATGACTTTGCTGCGCAGGGCATTCCTGGTCTGACGGCCTCGGTGGTTTATCTCAAGGGCGACAACATTGCCTCCAAGCGCGGCGACCTGAGCGAGTGGGAGCGTGATACCAGCCTCGGTTACGTGGTGCAGAGCGGCGTGTTCAAAAACGTCGGCCTGACCTGGCGCAGCGCGGTGTTTCGCAGCGATGCGTCCAGCGACACCGACCAGAATCGCTTGATCCTCAGCTACACATTGCCGCTGTTCTAG
- a CDS encoding amino acid ABC transporter ATP-binding protein → MSQTTISVTALCKSFGPLAVLKGVDLQVQKGEVVVILGPSGSGKTTLLRSLNFLEEPNSGVLEICGHRVVVQEGKSLGRADRAQIAQLRQKTAMVFQSFNLFPHKTALENVIEGLISVKKVAKASAIARGMALLEQVGLKDKADKYPASLSGGQKQRVAIARGLAMDPEVIFFDEPTSALDPELRDEVLMVMRNLANAGMTMLVVTHELRFAQEAADRVIFMEGGVVVKNTTAEEFFGDDSGERIQQFLRRY, encoded by the coding sequence ATGAGCCAGACCACAATCAGCGTCACCGCCCTGTGCAAATCGTTCGGTCCACTGGCGGTGCTCAAAGGTGTCGATCTGCAAGTGCAGAAGGGCGAAGTGGTGGTGATCCTCGGCCCGTCCGGTTCAGGCAAGACCACGCTGTTGCGCTCGCTGAACTTCCTCGAAGAACCCAACAGCGGCGTGCTGGAAATCTGCGGCCATCGTGTCGTAGTCCAGGAAGGCAAAAGCCTGGGACGTGCCGATCGGGCACAGATCGCCCAACTGCGGCAGAAGACGGCGATGGTGTTTCAGTCGTTCAACCTGTTTCCGCACAAGACCGCACTGGAAAACGTGATCGAAGGCCTGATCAGCGTCAAGAAAGTCGCCAAGGCTTCGGCGATTGCCCGCGGCATGGCCTTGCTGGAACAGGTCGGCTTGAAGGACAAGGCTGACAAATACCCGGCGAGCCTGTCCGGAGGGCAGAAGCAACGAGTGGCCATCGCTCGTGGCCTGGCCATGGACCCGGAAGTGATTTTCTTCGACGAGCCGACCTCGGCCCTCGACCCGGAACTGCGCGACGAAGTGCTGATGGTCATGCGCAACCTGGCCAATGCCGGCATGACCATGCTGGTGGTCACCCATGAATTGCGCTTCGCCCAGGAAGCGGCTGACCGGGTGATTTTCATGGAAGGCGGCGTGGTGGTGAAAAACACCACGGCCGAGGAGTTCTTCGGCGACGACAGCGGCGAGCGCATCCAGCAATTCCTGCGACGTTACTGA
- a CDS encoding amino acid ABC transporter permease, whose amino-acid sequence MYDLFIRSLPLLQQAIQVTLGLSLAAFILGSTVGMGIALLRNSRVRLLRVFAFSYVSIFRGTPLLVQILLIYFGLPHFGIVLSPIPSALLALTLFSAAYLSENFRSGISAVDRGQWEASASMGMGYWTALRRIILPQALRIALPPLGSRLIALVKDTSLASTITVVELTRVAEQMGAATFRYMEMFLMVGLMYWVINQVLTVLQTYLEGRLTRRYQ is encoded by the coding sequence ATGTACGACTTATTCATCCGGTCCTTGCCGCTGTTGCAGCAGGCGATTCAGGTCACGCTCGGTTTGAGCCTGGCCGCGTTCATCCTTGGCAGCACCGTGGGCATGGGCATCGCGCTGTTGCGTAATTCCCGGGTGCGGCTGCTGCGGGTGTTCGCCTTCAGCTATGTGTCGATCTTTCGCGGCACGCCATTGCTGGTGCAGATCCTGTTGATCTACTTCGGCTTGCCGCATTTCGGCATCGTGCTGTCGCCGATCCCTTCAGCGTTGCTGGCATTGACGCTGTTCTCCGCCGCGTACCTGAGCGAAAACTTCCGGTCCGGTATCAGCGCAGTGGACCGTGGCCAGTGGGAGGCTTCGGCTTCGATGGGCATGGGCTACTGGACCGCGCTGCGCCGGATCATTCTGCCGCAAGCCTTGCGCATTGCCTTGCCGCCGCTGGGCAGCCGGCTGATCGCGCTGGTCAAGGACACCTCGCTGGCCTCGACCATCACCGTGGTCGAGCTGACCCGGGTTGCCGAGCAGATGGGCGCGGCAACGTTCCGCTACATGGAAATGTTCCTGATGGTCGGCCTGATGTACTGGGTCATCAACCAGGTCCTGACGGTATTACAGACCTACCTTGAAGGTCGTTTGACGAGGCGCTACCAATGA
- the metC gene encoding cystathionine beta-lyase, protein MSFTDHANNPFASLSPAVWRASTVVFDTFEDFVARKARQPDGYSYGITGTPTARGLEQRIATLENARHCVVTPSGQSALMTAVMGFVRGGDHLLVSDSCYGALKSFASNWLAKMGVDVEFYPPTIDAGIEQLIKPNTKMICLEAPGTVTMEMQDIQVITAIARQYGVMTMMDNTWASPLYFRPLDHGVDLSIEAATKLFGGHSDLLMGSISMNDSGYYDILRETQSILGQATSPEDCFLVQRGLETFELRLTQQSRTALQVAQWLEAQPQVQQVLFPALPSHPGHEIWRKQFTGNGCLFSIILQPASEAAFGAFFNALQHLPIGASWGGTHSLIAYYPASQQQSRAYSPTDQPIVRLAIGLEDPAWLIEDLQRALDGYAAFLG, encoded by the coding sequence ATGAGCTTTACAGACCACGCTAATAATCCGTTCGCCAGCCTTTCCCCAGCGGTCTGGCGCGCCTCTACTGTCGTCTTCGACACCTTCGAAGACTTCGTCGCCCGCAAGGCCCGTCAACCCGACGGCTACAGCTACGGCATCACCGGCACGCCTACCGCTCGCGGCCTCGAACAGCGCATCGCGACCCTGGAAAACGCCCGGCACTGCGTTGTGACACCGTCTGGTCAATCGGCGCTGATGACCGCGGTCATGGGCTTCGTACGCGGCGGCGATCATCTGCTGGTTTCGGACTCCTGCTACGGCGCGCTGAAGTCGTTCGCCAGCAATTGGCTGGCGAAAATGGGCGTGGACGTGGAGTTCTATCCGCCGACCATCGACGCCGGTATCGAACAACTGATCAAGCCCAACACCAAAATGATCTGCCTGGAAGCACCCGGTACGGTGACCATGGAAATGCAGGACATTCAGGTCATCACCGCCATCGCCCGCCAGTACGGCGTGATGACCATGATGGACAACACCTGGGCCAGCCCCCTGTATTTTCGCCCGCTGGATCACGGCGTCGACCTGTCGATCGAGGCCGCGACCAAACTGTTCGGCGGCCACTCCGACCTGCTGATGGGCAGCATCAGCATGAACGACAGCGGCTATTACGACATTTTGCGTGAGACCCAGAGCATCCTCGGGCAGGCCACCAGCCCGGAAGACTGCTTTCTGGTGCAGCGCGGACTGGAAACGTTCGAATTGCGCCTGACGCAACAGAGCCGTACGGCGCTGCAAGTCGCACAGTGGCTCGAAGCTCAGCCGCAGGTCCAACAAGTGTTGTTTCCGGCCTTGCCCAGCCATCCGGGCCACGAGATCTGGCGCAAACAGTTCACCGGCAACGGCTGTCTGTTCTCGATCATTTTGCAGCCGGCGTCCGAGGCCGCGTTCGGTGCGTTCTTCAATGCCCTGCAACACCTGCCGATCGGCGCCAGTTGGGGCGGCACCCACAGCCTGATCGCCTACTACCCGGCCAGCCAGCAACAGAGTCGCGCGTATTCACCCACCGACCAACCGATCGTGCGCCTGGCCATCGGCCTGGAAGATCCGGCCTGGCTGATCGAGGATTTGCAACGCGCGCTTGACGGTTACGCAGCCTTCCTCGGCTGA
- a CDS encoding LysR substrate-binding domain-containing protein: MGVREIEVFRTIMTAGSTSKAATMLGISQPAVSQAIRKLETSSGIQLFVRTRGRLVPTQEAAALMVDVNNFFIGYEVIEHRLKSLRNFGIKRLSIAVHPALGNSFLPRVIAAFDTAKREMQISLQVMSSRDVHQAVSSGQFDLGLMADEMPVESLEHSQFLNSPGVIVMAASHPLARRTLIGPKDLADVDFLALNPEDSSRRRLEAALSAEDVSLRIRVETAYAHTICELALLGVGVGFVNPMAVRDFVERGLVVKPFSVDVPFISILVFQAGKPMTDNARQFIRALRIQLNRDLAHLPQK; the protein is encoded by the coding sequence ATGGGCGTTCGCGAGATTGAAGTCTTCCGCACCATCATGACTGCTGGCAGCACCAGCAAAGCCGCGACGATGCTGGGTATTTCCCAACCGGCGGTGAGCCAGGCGATTCGTAAACTGGAGACCAGTTCAGGGATTCAACTGTTCGTCCGGACACGAGGACGGCTGGTGCCGACGCAGGAAGCGGCGGCGCTGATGGTGGACGTGAACAATTTCTTCATCGGCTACGAGGTGATCGAGCATCGCCTGAAAAGCCTGCGCAATTTCGGCATCAAGCGCCTGTCGATTGCCGTGCACCCTGCCCTGGGCAACAGCTTCCTGCCACGGGTCATTGCTGCGTTCGATACCGCCAAGCGCGAGATGCAGATTTCGCTACAGGTCATGAGCTCGCGGGACGTGCATCAGGCCGTCAGCAGCGGCCAGTTCGACTTGGGCCTGATGGCCGATGAGATGCCGGTGGAAAGCCTTGAGCACTCGCAATTTCTCAACAGCCCCGGCGTGATTGTGATGGCCGCCAGTCACCCACTGGCGCGGCGCACGTTGATCGGCCCGAAGGACCTGGCAGACGTCGACTTTCTCGCCCTCAACCCGGAAGACAGCAGCCGCCGACGCCTGGAGGCCGCGCTCAGCGCAGAAGACGTGAGTTTACGGATCCGGGTCGAGACCGCTTACGCGCACACCATCTGCGAGTTGGCGTTGCTCGGTGTCGGTGTCGGTTTCGTCAACCCGATGGCGGTACGGGACTTCGTCGAGCGTGGCTTGGTGGTCAAACCGTTCAGTGTCGACGTACCGTTCATCAGCATCCTGGTGTTCCAGGCAGGCAAACCCATGACCGACAACGCCAGGCAATTCATTCGCGCCCTGCGCATCCAGCTCAACCGCGACTTGGCGCACTTGCCGCAAAAATGA
- a CDS encoding metallophosphoesterase translates to MRIALLSDIHLSVNAIPFPEVEADIVVLAGDISRPAAAIEWAKACPAPIVYVAGNHEFYGSDLISTYEQLHRLSQGTQIHVLERSEYVHDGVRFLGCTLWSDYRLYEDAHERAHGIDLAAALVRDFSRIRISPDFEDLFSPAVSQLVFLQTVAWLEDCFARDSTTPTVVISHFAPTRSSISPMFASSPINSSFVSDLEERIRKWQPALWLHGHTHGSFDYRVGDTRVVCNARGYAKEGVNENPGFDGALLIELAV, encoded by the coding sequence ATGCGCATCGCCTTGCTGTCCGACATCCACCTGTCCGTCAATGCGATACCGTTTCCCGAAGTGGAGGCCGATATCGTTGTTCTCGCCGGCGACATTTCGCGCCCCGCTGCCGCCATTGAGTGGGCCAAGGCCTGCCCCGCGCCGATCGTGTACGTGGCCGGCAACCATGAGTTTTACGGCAGCGACCTGATCTCGACTTACGAGCAATTGCACAGGCTGTCGCAAGGCACGCAGATTCACGTGCTGGAGCGCTCGGAATACGTTCACGACGGCGTGCGGTTTCTGGGTTGCACGCTGTGGTCCGACTATCGTCTTTACGAAGATGCGCACGAACGAGCACATGGCATCGACCTGGCTGCTGCGCTGGTGCGGGACTTCAGCCGCATCAGAATTTCCCCCGATTTCGAAGACCTGTTCAGCCCGGCGGTGTCCCAGCTTGTGTTTTTGCAGACCGTCGCCTGGCTGGAAGACTGCTTCGCCCGCGACAGCACGACGCCCACGGTGGTGATTTCCCATTTCGCACCGACCCGGTCGAGCATCAGCCCGATGTTTGCCAGTTCACCGATCAATTCGAGTTTTGTTTCCGACCTCGAAGAGCGGATCAGAAAATGGCAACCGGCCCTTTGGCTGCACGGCCACACCCACGGCAGCTTTGACTACCGGGTGGGCGATACCCGCGTGGTGTGCAACGCCCGGGGTTATGCCAAAGAAGGCGTCAACGAAAATCCCGGATTCGATGGCGCATTGTTGATCGAACTGGCGGTCTGA
- a CDS encoding alpha/beta hydrolase — MITVKDGTQIFYKDWGSGQPIVFHHGWPLSSDDWDGQMLFFLSKGFRVIAHDRRGHGRSSQTAVGNEMDTYAADVAELMAHLNIKNAVHVGHSTGGGEVARYVARHGRGRVAKAVLIGAVPPIMLRTANNPGGIPMDVFDGLRKAVADNRSQFYRDFPSGPFYGFNRPGAKVSEAIIDNWWRQGMNGGAKAQYDCIKAFSETDFTDDLKNIDVPTLVLHGEDDQIVPIADSAHLSIKLLKHGTLKTYPGLPHGLCTTNGDVINADLLAFIKA, encoded by the coding sequence ATGATCACAGTCAAGGACGGCACGCAGATTTTCTACAAGGACTGGGGCAGCGGCCAGCCGATCGTGTTCCACCATGGCTGGCCCCTTTCCAGCGATGACTGGGATGGGCAAATGCTGTTTTTCCTCAGCAAGGGCTTCCGTGTCATCGCCCACGACCGCCGCGGTCATGGCCGTTCGTCGCAGACCGCTGTCGGCAACGAGATGGACACCTACGCCGCCGACGTCGCTGAACTGATGGCGCACCTGAACATCAAGAACGCCGTGCACGTCGGCCACTCCACCGGCGGCGGCGAAGTGGCACGCTATGTGGCGCGTCATGGTCGCGGCCGCGTGGCCAAAGCGGTGCTGATCGGTGCCGTACCGCCGATCATGCTGCGCACCGCAAACAATCCGGGCGGCATTCCAATGGACGTCTTCGATGGCTTGCGCAAAGCCGTGGCGGACAATCGCAGCCAGTTCTATCGCGATTTTCCGAGCGGGCCGTTCTACGGCTTCAATCGCCCGGGCGCGAAAGTTTCCGAAGCGATCATCGACAACTGGTGGCGCCAGGGCATGAACGGCGGCGCCAAGGCGCAGTACGACTGCATCAAGGCCTTCTCGGAAACCGACTTCACCGATGACCTGAAAAACATCGATGTGCCGACTTTGGTGCTGCATGGCGAAGATGACCAGATCGTACCGATCGCCGACTCGGCGCACCTGTCGATCAAACTGCTCAAGCACGGCACCCTGAAAACCTATCCTGGCCTGCCCCATGGCCTGTGCACGACCAATGGTGACGTGATCAACGCGGACCTCCTGGCGTTCATCAAGGCTTGA